From the Pleurodeles waltl isolate 20211129_DDA chromosome 6, aPleWal1.hap1.20221129, whole genome shotgun sequence genome, the window GGAATACTTTTTCAATGCTCGAGCCAAATTTACTATAAAGCGTGAGCAGGACCCTATTAGCATCTTCGTTAGATTTCCTCACAGCTATTACCCAACCGTCACAGTGTGGTCAAAACCAGCAACAAATCCATGGACAACATTGAAACGTATACAAACTTTCAGCTAGTGTTAGAAAACGTTAGAAGGAAGGTGTTTCTTAAAGCTTTGAATCGTGATACCTTGTTTTTCTGTTCCGGTAAATTCTGAAGGGTTTTAAGAAAGTCAAGTAGAACCAGACAGAAGTGTACAGTGACATTATAAAGTaacagaggataggggatagttatttgcCGTTGCTAAGATGGCTCCAGGtaaagggtgaaaataacacaatggttaatatacaatacaacaaaccagactacgtatcaatttctaaaaaacattttgacaccattATGATCAAGATTTACGATCATCAGGCTGAGCCAgtgtcctttaaatacaggaaagttattgttaagtttCATTTGAGACCGTGGTGCAACAGCGACTattaacaagtcatcatagtgattatgaaaacatacgggAACCCCTCTATGTATATGGATTATTACACAAATCAGGCTGAATATGGAGCACCACCCCCGTACTTTCAAAAGAGCCCCGGTTATGTACGGGACCGgtttggggggtttcttcagtagcttgtttagaagagccatACCGTTCTTGAGAAGAGGCTACGAAATTGCAAAACCGCACATCAAAGCGGCTGCTATGAACATTGCACAGGACGTGGTGGGTTCCGTGACGTCTGCGGTTGTCAAACGAATGAATAAGCAACCTCAAGAAGGAGTGGGGCTGGTGTACAAGTCTCGCACACATGTTAAAAGGAAGTGCGGTGCTTCAAAGTGCAGGGGGCTGCCGGCCCCCTATAAAAAAAGATGCTGATCTTCAAAAAGTGCTCACAAACGAAGATCTGTAAGTCAGAAGAGAGCTTCgaagaaggagaagagaagggGGGCTAacgtaaatatttctgaaaagcagaACAACCTCTTTAACACCTTTGGCGCTGATAGAGTTTTATATGtaagggtccacggatatgtatctggatctcaacaatacgTTACTGCACCTCATCTGTAAACTTGTAAAAGCGGATGGTTCCAACATAGCGAATTATGCTAAAGTGGCGACAATCGCTTACCccgtcgcaaccatgtttaatcaggtggacatcaccctTGGTCATTGGCTTATCACGCAGTGATAACATGTACGCGTATAGGgcatacattgagagtattctGAATTACAGCCGTGATGGCCTTGAACCCCCTGGCTTTCAgcaggactcttctacaaagagACTTAAGGCCATTTTGAAGCTACGGCGTtgggacggtcacaatcagggttttgtaaaaagagcaaacTGCGCCAcaggcagtagacagtttggcCTCGTCGgctgcatacattcagaccttttctaccAGGATAAACTACTCGTCAATggtatcaatcttaagatcaaactaaccAGTAACAAAGACTCGTTCTGCCTCAGTGGGGATGCAGAACAGCAAaaaagagtgaaagtgtcaccaagcgaCAGACTGGCTCACGCCAAGGCCTTACACCTATTGAATGCCAAGTATGCCATGGAAAGAGTAGCTCTGGAGATATACAGCATTTCAACTGGTACCAGATTAACCCatcagcaaaatgtatttctgggccagcTAACAAAACTTAATATCATAGGGTTTATGGACAATACAACTTTTAGCGACctgtatacctcaaaccctttctatttcaaacactacgacatcaactacgcAGCGTTGGTACACGAGGGGGCTGTGATTCCTACAAAGCCATACACACTGAGTTTTAGAACAgctaattttatcagggaatatcttggATTGTTGTCGACAACAGGAAAACATCTCAGGGACTCGGGAGTCATCACatcaagagaaggatatggggGTGGCTACACACTTTTTGCTTTCGATCTGATGCCCGACATGGAAGACAGGGATCACTATAATCTGAtgaaaaacggaaatctaaaagtaGAAATATGTTTTAGTCAACCCCTGGCTACCAATGAAAACATTATTGTATTTGCAGTGTTTGACAGTGCCATTCAGGTCAACCACACCCGCCAGAATATGTTTGACcatctttaaaatattgtacaatGGACACTGTACAGATACGTGCGCTCTTACGGTGGCATAAATGCGCAAATAAATACTTTTTGGATGCTTTCTCAAGCAATGAGCTACCTGAGGAAATGGGTGTAGAAAGACAAAGCTCGCTAGTCATTAACACAGATCCGCATTAAAAGGGTAGAAAACACTGGTTGGGAATGTTTTTGGATATCAAAAAGGTTACACTGTTTGACAGTAATGCAGATGTGCGTGTAATGATAAATGTCTACAATAAAGGAATTTAAACTCAAAATCAGACTATACATTTTCATTCTGCCACCaagatacacatttaaaaaaaacattttttttttttaaagatgacagAAGAGTGATGAAatggttaaaaagtgtttattacacataGTTTTAGTACAAGCAATAGGCAGCTaaacatactaaagaaaataaatgatgaaagaaatcaatcaatacattaaccGCTGCAAAACTATGCACACAGACAATGTAAAACATATACATAGGATCATAAGTCATAGGTATCACACATTTAACCACGTTTTCCTTTTTGACAATGTCTTTTGAGGCTCCAAAGGTAGAGGCAACgtgttccaagaggggaatagttGGGGGATAAACAGGGGCGTTGGCAACCCAGGGGCGGCTTTAAAAACAACTGGTGTTGGAGTAATTTTGGGGTTGTAAGTAGGGTCTTTAAAACTTTCAAGCAGCTGTCTGTGTTTGGCATTACCAATAATCGAAAAAGGAACATTGAGTTCTGCAGCGGCCTGGTCCCAACCGCTAGGCACTTTTTGGAGCAATAgggttttggggtgtgtgaaacctttgaCAAGGCCGTACATATAAGACCCAACAACCGGCTGCTCTTTGTAGAGATATTCACCCCGATTGTTCCACCAGGTTAGAtctttagaagctgccattttacttAGTAACATTTGCGCTGCTCCCTTGTtcttctgacttatattttttaaaagttcttcaacaaagacgtCTGAGGATGGGGGTGGTATCAGCGATTGTGGGGCTGTCGATCCTGGGGCACTGTGTGGGCTGGTGGTGGCAGCTCAGAGTCTTGGGTATGTAGAGTCAGCTTGTTTTtttcagactgccattggctgtAATATTGCAAAAAGTTTTGAATAGATTTGGAGTAAAGATCCGCTTTGTcgtaaggttttaaatcagtacAGTTCAAAATGTTTTCAATCTCGGCATCTAGGAGTAGTGTTTCATTTTTCCGTATAACCCAGGTATCGCCCTTAGACAGGCCCAACTGTTCCAGCACCAAGAACATCTTTTGGGCATTATCCATCAGTTCCCGGTTAGGAGGTTTGTAATTGAAGGAATAACTAAGCCCAGGAGCGCTCCTATAAAGCCGCCCAACTGTTTAACAAGTTTCTTCTTAGAAAAGAGGGACACCCTTTTACTACTAAGCT encodes:
- the LOC138301768 gene encoding uncharacterized protein F54H12.2-like — encoded protein: MYAYRAYIESILNYSRDGLEPPGFQQDSSTKRLKAILKLRRWDGHNQGFVKRANCATGSRQFGLVGCIHSDLFYQDKLLVNGINLKIKLTSNKDSFCLSGDAEQQKRVKVSPSDRLAHAKALHLLNAKYAMERVALEIYSISTGTRLTHQQNVFLGQLTKLNIIGFMDNTTFSDLYTSNPFYFKHYDINYAALVHEGAVIPTKPYTLSFRTANFIREYLGLLSTTGKHLRDSGVITSREGYGGGYTLFAFDLMPDMEDRDHYNLMKNGNLKVEICFSQPLATNENIIVFAVFDSAIQVNHTRQNMFDHL